A DNA window from Turicibacter sp. TJ11 contains the following coding sequences:
- the miaA gene encoding tRNA (adenosine(37)-N6)-dimethylallyltransferase MiaA encodes MNVLCIVGPTAVGKTKMSIELAKQLNGEIISGDSMQIYRGMDIGTAKATLEERQGIIHHLIDEKNPDESYSVAAFQQTVRAKIAEIQSRGKLPIIVGGTGLYIKSVLYDYEFAGESESKEVDEKKYGHLTNEELHAKLAAVDEAGAKEIHPNNRKRVIRALEIYETSGVKKSEMIERQEHQMIYDACLIGLTDDRRALYDRINRRVDVMYEQGLVEEVKALFDQNIPESAQSIRAIGYKELYDYFKGLISLEESKELIKRNSRRYAKRQYTWFNNQMDVTWFDVNVNDFNQTVQEVLTCVKNQ; translated from the coding sequence ATGAATGTGTTATGTATCGTTGGACCAACAGCAGTTGGAAAGACAAAGATGAGTATTGAATTAGCCAAACAACTAAATGGTGAAATTATTAGTGGGGATTCCATGCAAATTTATCGTGGAATGGATATTGGAACCGCAAAAGCTACATTAGAGGAACGACAAGGAATTATTCATCATCTGATTGATGAAAAAAATCCGGATGAGTCTTATTCTGTGGCAGCTTTTCAACAAACGGTTCGTGCGAAAATTGCTGAGATTCAATCTCGTGGAAAACTTCCGATTATTGTAGGAGGAACAGGTCTTTATATTAAAAGTGTTTTATATGACTACGAATTTGCGGGTGAATCTGAGTCAAAAGAAGTAGATGAAAAGAAGTATGGTCATCTAACAAACGAAGAATTACATGCTAAATTAGCTGCTGTTGATGAGGCGGGTGCTAAAGAGATTCATCCAAACAATCGAAAGCGTGTGATTCGTGCGCTTGAAATTTATGAAACATCAGGAGTTAAAAAATCAGAGATGATTGAACGCCAAGAACATCAGATGATCTATGATGCGTGTTTGATTGGGTTAACAGATGACCGCAGGGCTTTGTATGATCGAATTAATAGGCGAGTGGATGTGATGTATGAACAGGGGCTTGTTGAAGAAGTGAAAGCTTTATTTGATCAAAATATTCCTGAAAGTGCTCAGTCTATTCGTGCCATAGGATATAAAGAACTTTACGACTACTTTAAAGGTTTAATTTCTTTAGAGGAGAGTAAAGAGTTAATTAAGCGTAATTCACGTCGTTATGCTAAACGTCAGTATACGTGGTTTAATAATCAGATGGATGTGACTTGGTTTGATGTGAATGTTAATGACTTTAATCAAACGGTTCAAGAGGTCTTAACATGTGTTAAGAATCAATAA
- a CDS encoding nitroreductase family protein, producing MANLDFIYQRKSIRKFKDTPIPKQDILELLKAATYAPSPKHQQNWHFVILQNKKLIHEMADLVTKSHQTIGNLAKNERDYTRHMSVINYYTCFKDAPVVILVYGCEYKMIEYKILKENDAPQEILDVLVSPQSGAQAIGAAVENFLLAASEMGYGTCYMTGPTHAKKDIEALIGFEKEGYELMSMISLGVPEEKTPPQPARKPLEDVITFID from the coding sequence ATGGCTAATTTAGATTTTATTTATCAACGAAAAAGTATAAGAAAATTTAAAGATACACCAATCCCTAAACAAGATATTCTTGAGCTTTTAAAAGCAGCTACTTATGCACCCTCACCAAAACACCAACAAAACTGGCATTTTGTCATCTTACAAAATAAAAAACTGATTCATGAAATGGCAGATCTAGTGACAAAAAGTCATCAAACCATTGGTAATCTAGCTAAAAATGAAAGAGATTATACTAGACATATGAGTGTCATCAATTACTATACTTGCTTTAAAGACGCACCTGTTGTTATCTTGGTTTATGGTTGTGAGTATAAGATGATTGAATATAAAATTTTAAAAGAAAACGATGCTCCTCAAGAAATATTAGACGTTTTAGTTTCTCCTCAATCTGGTGCTCAAGCTATTGGTGCTGCCGTTGAAAACTTTTTATTGGCTGCCTCTGAAATGGGATATGGAACTTGCTATATGACAGGTCCTACTCATGCAAAAAAAGACATTGAAGCCTTAATTGGATTTGAAAAAGAAGGTTATGAGTTAATGTCTATGATTTCATTAGGTGTCCCTGAAGAGAAAACCCCTCCTCAACCTGCGCGTAAACCATTAGAAGACGTCATTACCTTTATTGATTAA
- the lexA gene encoding transcriptional repressor LexA: MKPITKRQQAILDFIKEEVDKRGYPPSVREIGLAVGLSSTASVHNQLNQLEKKGLIRKDKSTTRGIVILSPESKEEQTKQNSNVIELKSVINVPVIGKVTAGTPIEAIENPDDFFPLPTHLIPTNQQVFMLNVRGDSMINAGIHDGDQIIVQQQQDALNGDIVVAMLAEDHEVTVKRFFKEANYIRLQPENDLLEPIIAKDVTIVGKVIGLFRTMH; this comes from the coding sequence ATGAAACCGATCACCAAACGCCAACAGGCCATTCTTGATTTCATTAAAGAAGAGGTTGATAAACGTGGGTATCCACCTAGTGTTCGTGAAATCGGATTAGCTGTTGGACTTTCATCAACAGCATCTGTACACAATCAGTTAAATCAACTTGAAAAAAAGGGACTAATTCGAAAAGATAAGTCAACAACACGAGGAATTGTTATTTTGTCGCCTGAATCTAAAGAAGAACAAACGAAACAAAATTCAAATGTCATTGAATTAAAATCGGTAATTAATGTTCCGGTCATTGGTAAAGTAACAGCAGGAACGCCTATTGAAGCGATTGAAAATCCTGACGATTTCTTTCCTCTTCCGACACATTTAATCCCAACTAATCAGCAAGTATTTATGCTAAATGTTCGTGGTGATTCTATGATCAATGCTGGAATTCATGATGGCGATCAAATCATCGTCCAACAACAGCAAGATGCTTTAAATGGTGACATTGTCGTTGCTATGTTAGCTGAAGATCATGAAGTTACTGTGAAGCGTTTCTTTAAAGAAGCCAATTACATTCGTTTACAACCTGAAAATGATTTACTAGAACCTATTATTGCTAAAGATGTTACCATCGTTGGTAAAGTTATTGGCCTATTTAGAACGATGCATTAA
- a CDS encoding DUF896 domain-containing protein gives MLTADKLNRLNELAKKKKLGTITDEELKEQQVLREEYLMTFRESMKNTIENVKVIDPNGEDVTPEKLKQIQAKRKSEEIH, from the coding sequence ATGTTAACAGCAGATAAATTAAATCGTCTCAATGAATTAGCTAAAAAGAAAAAACTTGGAACAATCACGGATGAAGAGTTGAAAGAACAACAAGTCTTACGTGAAGAATATTTAATGACATTTAGAGAAAGTATGAAAAATACAATTGAGAATGTTAAAGTCATTGATCCAAACGGTGAAGACGTAACACCTGAGAAATTAAAGCAAATTCAGGCTAAGCGAAAATCTGAAGAAATTCATTAA
- a CDS encoding DUF362 domain-containing protein, producing the protein MPRKILDTCIACGSCAAECPVECISDGDIYVIDADVCIDCCACEAVCPTDSIVEA; encoded by the coding sequence ATGCCACGTAAAATTTTAGATACTTGTATTGCTTGCGGTTCATGTGCTGCTGAATGTCCAGTAGAATGTATTTCTGATGGAGATATCTACGTGATCGATGCAGATGTATGTATCGACTGCTGCGCTTGTGAAGCTGTTTGTCCAACAGATTCAATCGTAGAAGCTTAA